One part of the Haliaeetus albicilla chromosome 9, bHalAlb1.1, whole genome shotgun sequence genome encodes these proteins:
- the GYG1 gene encoding glycogenin-1 isoform X4 — protein sequence MRRVLEKVFDEVILVNVLDSGDSAHLALMKRPELGVTLTKLHCWELTQFSKCVFMDADTMVLSNIDELFEREELSAAPDPGWPDCFNSGVFVYRPSIETYNQLLQFATEKGSFDGADQGLLNTFFSSWATTDMSKHLPFIYNLSSTSVYSYLPAFKAFGANTKVVHFLGSTKPWNYTYDSRTKSIKGNMDDPKIVHPEFLKMWWDTYTANVLPLLEQHGIVKEITTGVNMLSGLVYTLAFSCGFCREAEITEGVSHISISAPSPALPTVSSEERKERWEQGQADYMGVDSFDNIKKKLDTYLQ from the exons ATGAG GAGAGTGCTGGAAAAAGTCTTTGATGAAGTCATATTGGTAAATGTCTTGGATAGTGGGGATTCAGCACACTTGGCGTTGATGAAAAGACCTGAGCTGGGTGTCACACTAACAAAGCTTCACTGCTGGGAACTGACGCAGTTTTCAAAATGCGTTTTCATGGAtgcagacacaatg GTTTTGTCAAATATCGATGAGCTTTTTGAGAGAGAAGAGCTGTCTGCAGCACCAGACCCAGGCTGGCCTGACTGTTTTAATTCTGGAGTTTTTGTTTACCGACCTTCCATTGAAACATACAATCAGCTGTTACAGTTTGCCACAGAGAAAGGCAGCTTTGATG gtgCAGATCAGGGGTTATTAAACACCTTCTTCAGCAGCTGGGCAACAACAGACATGAGCAAACATCTACcatttatttataatttgaGCAGCACTTCTGTATATTCCTACCTTCCAGCATTTAAAGC GTTTGGTGCAAATACTAAAGTGGTGCATTTCCTGGGAAGCACAAAGCCATGGAACTATACATATGACTCCAGAACAAAAAGCATAAAAGGCAACATGGACGACCCTAAAATAGTTCACCCAGAATTCCTCAAGATGTGGTGGGATACCTATACAGCTAATGTTTTACCATTACTAGAACAGCATGGAATTGTTAAAGAAATTACTACAGGTGTAAACATG CTATCGGGCTTGGTCTATACTCTGGCTTTCTCTTGTGGCTTCTGTAGAGAG GCAGAGATTACAGAGGGAGTGTCCCACATATCAATATCAGCACCATCACCAGCATTACCAACTGTATCTTCAGAAGAACGCAAGGAACGGTGGGAACAGGGCCAAGCTGACTATATGGGAGTGGATTCCTTTGACAACATCAAGAAGAAACTTGATACCTACCTTCAGTAG
- the GYG1 gene encoding glycogenin-1 isoform X1, whose amino-acid sequence MAEGGMTCHRRRGPWRRPRPAATRGFLRAGPPPPAKDVRRVAPPLYKGRPSRSPRSAATASASAVPRSWHHGRRVLEKVFDEVILVNVLDSGDSAHLALMKRPELGVTLTKLHCWELTQFSKCVFMDADTMVLSNIDELFEREELSAAPDPGWPDCFNSGVFVYRPSIETYNQLLQFATEKGSFDGADQGLLNTFFSSWATTDMSKHLPFIYNLSSTSVYSYLPAFKAFGANTKVVHFLGSTKPWNYTYDSRTKSIKGNMDDPKIVHPEFLKMWWDTYTANVLPLLEQHGIVKEITTGVNMLSGLVYTLAFSCGFCREAEITEGVSHISISAPSPALPTVSSEERKERWEQGQADYMGVDSFDNIKKKLDTYLQ is encoded by the exons ATGGCTGAAGGAGGGATGACGTGCCACCGCCGCCGGGGACCATGGCGGAGACCCCGCCCCGCGGCGACGCGGGGATTCCTCAGGGCGGGGCCTCCGCCCCCGGCCAAAGACGTGCGCCGCGTGGCCCCGCCCCTATATAAGGGGCGGCCTTCGCGCAGCCCCCGGAGCGCGGCCACCGCCTCTGCTTCAGCCGTTCCGCGGAGTTGGCACCATGGCAG GAGAGTGCTGGAAAAAGTCTTTGATGAAGTCATATTGGTAAATGTCTTGGATAGTGGGGATTCAGCACACTTGGCGTTGATGAAAAGACCTGAGCTGGGTGTCACACTAACAAAGCTTCACTGCTGGGAACTGACGCAGTTTTCAAAATGCGTTTTCATGGAtgcagacacaatg GTTTTGTCAAATATCGATGAGCTTTTTGAGAGAGAAGAGCTGTCTGCAGCACCAGACCCAGGCTGGCCTGACTGTTTTAATTCTGGAGTTTTTGTTTACCGACCTTCCATTGAAACATACAATCAGCTGTTACAGTTTGCCACAGAGAAAGGCAGCTTTGATG gtgCAGATCAGGGGTTATTAAACACCTTCTTCAGCAGCTGGGCAACAACAGACATGAGCAAACATCTACcatttatttataatttgaGCAGCACTTCTGTATATTCCTACCTTCCAGCATTTAAAGC GTTTGGTGCAAATACTAAAGTGGTGCATTTCCTGGGAAGCACAAAGCCATGGAACTATACATATGACTCCAGAACAAAAAGCATAAAAGGCAACATGGACGACCCTAAAATAGTTCACCCAGAATTCCTCAAGATGTGGTGGGATACCTATACAGCTAATGTTTTACCATTACTAGAACAGCATGGAATTGTTAAAGAAATTACTACAGGTGTAAACATG CTATCGGGCTTGGTCTATACTCTGGCTTTCTCTTGTGGCTTCTGTAGAGAG GCAGAGATTACAGAGGGAGTGTCCCACATATCAATATCAGCACCATCACCAGCATTACCAACTGTATCTTCAGAAGAACGCAAGGAACGGTGGGAACAGGGCCAAGCTGACTATATGGGAGTGGATTCCTTTGACAACATCAAGAAGAAACTTGATACCTACCTTCAGTAG
- the GYG1 gene encoding glycogenin-1 isoform X3: MADQSFVTLATNDSYVKGALVLGSSLQQYRTTRKLTALITPQVSDLMRRVLEKVFDEVILVNVLDSGDSAHLALMKRPELGVTLTKLHCWELTQFSKCVFMDADTMVLSNIDELFEREELSAAPDPGWPDCFNSGVFVYRPSIETYNQLLQFATEKGSFDGADQGLLNTFFSSWATTDMSKHLPFIYNLSSTSVYSYLPAFKAFGANTKVVHFLGSTKPWNYTYDSRTKSIKGNMDDPKIVHPEFLKMWWDTYTANVLPLLEQHGIVKEITTGVNMAEITEGVSHISISAPSPALPTVSSEERKERWEQGQADYMGVDSFDNIKKKLDTYLQ, from the exons ATGGCAG ACCAGTCTTTTGTGACTCTAGCCACAAATGACTCCTATGTGAAAGGAGCACTGGTACTTGGTTCATCCTTGCAACAGTACAGAACAACAAGGAAGCTGACTGCACTCATAACTCCTCAGGTCTCAGATCTTATGAG GAGAGTGCTGGAAAAAGTCTTTGATGAAGTCATATTGGTAAATGTCTTGGATAGTGGGGATTCAGCACACTTGGCGTTGATGAAAAGACCTGAGCTGGGTGTCACACTAACAAAGCTTCACTGCTGGGAACTGACGCAGTTTTCAAAATGCGTTTTCATGGAtgcagacacaatg GTTTTGTCAAATATCGATGAGCTTTTTGAGAGAGAAGAGCTGTCTGCAGCACCAGACCCAGGCTGGCCTGACTGTTTTAATTCTGGAGTTTTTGTTTACCGACCTTCCATTGAAACATACAATCAGCTGTTACAGTTTGCCACAGAGAAAGGCAGCTTTGATG gtgCAGATCAGGGGTTATTAAACACCTTCTTCAGCAGCTGGGCAACAACAGACATGAGCAAACATCTACcatttatttataatttgaGCAGCACTTCTGTATATTCCTACCTTCCAGCATTTAAAGC GTTTGGTGCAAATACTAAAGTGGTGCATTTCCTGGGAAGCACAAAGCCATGGAACTATACATATGACTCCAGAACAAAAAGCATAAAAGGCAACATGGACGACCCTAAAATAGTTCACCCAGAATTCCTCAAGATGTGGTGGGATACCTATACAGCTAATGTTTTACCATTACTAGAACAGCATGGAATTGTTAAAGAAATTACTACAGGTGTAAACATG GCAGAGATTACAGAGGGAGTGTCCCACATATCAATATCAGCACCATCACCAGCATTACCAACTGTATCTTCAGAAGAACGCAAGGAACGGTGGGAACAGGGCCAAGCTGACTATATGGGAGTGGATTCCTTTGACAACATCAAGAAGAAACTTGATACCTACCTTCAGTAG
- the GYG1 gene encoding glycogenin-1 isoform X2: protein MADQSFVTLATNDSYVKGALVLGSSLQQYRTTRKLTALITPQVSDLMRRVLEKVFDEVILVNVLDSGDSAHLALMKRPELGVTLTKLHCWELTQFSKCVFMDADTMVLSNIDELFEREELSAAPDPGWPDCFNSGVFVYRPSIETYNQLLQFATEKGSFDGADQGLLNTFFSSWATTDMSKHLPFIYNLSSTSVYSYLPAFKAFGANTKVVHFLGSTKPWNYTYDSRTKSIKGNMDDPKIVHPEFLKMWWDTYTANVLPLLEQHGIVKEITTGVNMLSGLVYTLAFSCGFCREAEITEGVSHISISAPSPALPTVSSEERKERWEQGQADYMGVDSFDNIKKKLDTYLQ, encoded by the exons ATGGCAG ACCAGTCTTTTGTGACTCTAGCCACAAATGACTCCTATGTGAAAGGAGCACTGGTACTTGGTTCATCCTTGCAACAGTACAGAACAACAAGGAAGCTGACTGCACTCATAACTCCTCAGGTCTCAGATCTTATGAG GAGAGTGCTGGAAAAAGTCTTTGATGAAGTCATATTGGTAAATGTCTTGGATAGTGGGGATTCAGCACACTTGGCGTTGATGAAAAGACCTGAGCTGGGTGTCACACTAACAAAGCTTCACTGCTGGGAACTGACGCAGTTTTCAAAATGCGTTTTCATGGAtgcagacacaatg GTTTTGTCAAATATCGATGAGCTTTTTGAGAGAGAAGAGCTGTCTGCAGCACCAGACCCAGGCTGGCCTGACTGTTTTAATTCTGGAGTTTTTGTTTACCGACCTTCCATTGAAACATACAATCAGCTGTTACAGTTTGCCACAGAGAAAGGCAGCTTTGATG gtgCAGATCAGGGGTTATTAAACACCTTCTTCAGCAGCTGGGCAACAACAGACATGAGCAAACATCTACcatttatttataatttgaGCAGCACTTCTGTATATTCCTACCTTCCAGCATTTAAAGC GTTTGGTGCAAATACTAAAGTGGTGCATTTCCTGGGAAGCACAAAGCCATGGAACTATACATATGACTCCAGAACAAAAAGCATAAAAGGCAACATGGACGACCCTAAAATAGTTCACCCAGAATTCCTCAAGATGTGGTGGGATACCTATACAGCTAATGTTTTACCATTACTAGAACAGCATGGAATTGTTAAAGAAATTACTACAGGTGTAAACATG CTATCGGGCTTGGTCTATACTCTGGCTTTCTCTTGTGGCTTCTGTAGAGAG GCAGAGATTACAGAGGGAGTGTCCCACATATCAATATCAGCACCATCACCAGCATTACCAACTGTATCTTCAGAAGAACGCAAGGAACGGTGGGAACAGGGCCAAGCTGACTATATGGGAGTGGATTCCTTTGACAACATCAAGAAGAAACTTGATACCTACCTTCAGTAG